A genomic segment from Papilio machaon chromosome 10, ilPapMach1.1, whole genome shotgun sequence encodes:
- the LOC106718016 gene encoding uncharacterized protein LOC106718016 isoform X1 — protein MENPTVAGLRSRSRSKTPFLRSSCDREHCTEGEDHTHLKGGRKTPVKRSTPIKQFAKSSNKDGVEVIEDQENESVQAHRTRHSSRLAEKLIKTSDYSSEESLDRLKGHRKEIVQNEINSQYERVSTSSKRYGNFEDLPYSPIHASHNVTHDRSTRYSSPAYSACSTDSSFAEQALADASVLLEREPSWDHLPSRLYKMAGEYWNKYPKTDYTYSPLSRDRVELAPGQVAMPNMSRKSLAQFRMESPPGEGSDVPDRMPSIAAWTATATRKRFTTIESSDDEGAYMQKTAHSSEERWWLTQLLVAMVTSVTSATRNTYRKIFGPPHRYPYTDRRPVKASIVSRTGSALITPFYWVYLMMKTVVTTTITTITETITSKHEDKNGKYIARSYKTSPAKPRTWPWLLLLLPFVGYGCYNYYENLVPKQPALVNTYRPPVIMNDVDLDKRVAALENWALNVDTKLNYFDDKLLKLDTLDVQIEQYSIKYMQQNLIQTLSMKDNTEDLVGKLKKYFDQYYMSNNEMERISQEIHEKLISSWKPEMSEDTIRHIIQGYLSNLEKRQLEIIVEKVQEYVKDLEIRRNEVNINMEDIKKIVAGMLDIYDADKTGLVDYALESAGGQVISTKCTELYQIKTKQYSVLGLPVWWVYTSPRHALTPGAMPAECWAFQGFPGYLVIRTYAVIEVTGFSLEHMSRLLAVEGKIESAPKNFSVYGLHGELDPEPHLFGDYMYDANSTAIQYFPVKYPKTTNIGGVEYPVAYDIIELRIESNHGNPTYTCVYRFRVHGNPLTDIRQATDDSIHDSET, from the exons ATGGAGAACCCAACTGTTGCTGGTTTGAGGTCAAGGTCTCGTTCCAAGACACCCTTCTTGCGATCGAGCTGTGACCGGGAGCACTGTACGGAAGGAGAAGATCACACACATCTCAAAGGCGGCAGGAAAACACCTGTGAAAAGAAGCACACCAATCAA aCAATTTGCGAAATCATCAAATAAAGATGGTGTGGAAGTAATAGAGGATCAAGAAAATGAAAGTGTACAGGCGCATCGCACACGGCATTCGTCGCGACTGGCTGAGAAGCTTATCAAAACTTCGGACTACTCGTCTGAAGAGAGCCTAGACCGATTGAAGGGACATCGGAAAGAAATCGTACAG AACGAGATCAACAGTCAGTATGAGCGAGTGTCGACCAGCTCGAAGCGTTACGGCAACTTCGAGGACCTACCGTACAGTCCCATACACGCATCGCACAATGTGACGCACGACAG GTCCACTAGGTATAGTAGCCCCGCGTACAGCGCGTGCTCGACAGACAGCTCGTTCGCGGAGCAGGCGCTTGCCGACGCCAGCGTGCTGCTGGAGCGTGAGCCCAGCTGGGATCACCTGCCCTCCAGACTCTACAAGATGGCCGGCGAATACTGGAA CAAATATCCTAAGACTGACTACACGTACTCCCCACTGTCCCGGGACCGAGTGGAGCTGGCACCGGGTCAGGTGGCCATGCCCAACATGTCGCGCAAGTCCCTCGCACAGTTCCGTATGGAGTCCCCGCCCGGGGAGGGCAGCGATGTACCCGACCGTATGCCTTCCATTGCCGCATGGACAGCCACCGCCACGCGCAAGAGATTTACG ACTATCGAGAGTTCAGACGATGAGGGTGCGTACATGCAAAAGACTGCGCACTCCTCGGAGGAGCGCTGGTGGCTCACTCAGCTGCTGGTTGCCATGGTGACCAGCGTCACCAGCGCCACAAGGAACACGTACAGGAAGATATTCGGACCCCCCCACAGATACCCCTACACTGATAGAAGACCAGTTAAag CCAGTATCGTGTCAAGAACCGGTTCAGCGCTGATCACACCTTTCTACTGGGTCTATTTGATGATGAAAACTGTCGTCACCACAACCATCACCACAATTACTGAAACT ATAACGAGTAAACACGAGGACAAGAATGGGAAATACATCGCACGCAGCTACAAGACGAGTCCAGCTAAACCCCGCACCTGGCCCTGGCTGCTGCTGCTACTGCCTTTTGTAGGATACGGAT gttaCAACTACTATGAGAATTTGGTACCGAAACAACCAGCTTTAGTAAACACCTATAGACCTCCAGTTATAATGAACGATGTTGATTTGGATAAGAGAGTAGCGGCTCTTGAAAACTGGGCGCTCAATGTCGATACAAAACTGAATTATTTCGatgataaattattgaaactcGACACATTAGATGTTCAAATAGAACAGTATTCAATCAAATATATGCAACAAAATCTAATACAGACTTTAAGTATGAAAGATAATACTGAAGATTTAgttggaaaattaaaaaaatactttgatcAGTATTATATGTCTAATAATGAAATGGAAAGAATTAGCCAAGAAATTCATGAGAAATTGATCAGCTCTTGGAAACCAGAAATGTCCGAAGACACAATAAGGCACATTATACAAGGTTATTTGTCTAATTTGGAAAAACGACAATTGGAAATTATTGTAGAAAAAGTGCAGGAATACGTAAAAGATTTAGAAATAAGACGGAATGAAGTGAATATAAATATGGaagatataaagaaaatagtaGCTGGAATGTTAGATATTTATGACGCTGACAAGACTGGACTTGTTGATTATGCTTTGGAATCTGCAG GTGGTCAAGTGATATCAACGAAATGCACGGAGCTTTACCAGATAAAGACGAAGCAGTACTCGGTGTTGGGTCTGCCGGTGTGGTGGGTGTACACATCACCGCGACACGCGCTCACTCCTGGTGCCATGCCCGCTGAATGCTGGGCCTTCCAGGGCTTTCCTGGATACCTAG TAATCCGAACGTACGCAGTGATAGAAGTGACAGGCTTCTCTTTAGAGCACATGTCACGACTGCTCGCTGTTGAGGGAAAGATCGAGTCTGCGCCCAAAAACTTCTCTGTATAC GGACTTCACGGCGAATTAGACCCGGAACCTCATTTATTCGGGGACTACATGTACGACGCTAATAGCACAGCCATTCAATACTTCCCCGTTAAATACCCGAAGACGACCAACATTGGCGGAGTGGAATATCCCGTGGCTTACGACATTATAGAGCTAAGAATCGAAAGCAACCATGGAAACCCGACTTATACGTGCGTGTATCGCTTCCGAGTACATGGCAACCCTTTAACTGACATACGACAAGCGACAGATGACAGCATACATGACAGTGAGACGTAA
- the LOC106718016 gene encoding uncharacterized protein LOC106718016 isoform X2: MESKSNENEINSQYERVSTSSKRYGNFEDLPYSPIHASHNVTHDRSTRYSSPAYSACSTDSSFAEQALADASVLLEREPSWDHLPSRLYKMAGEYWNKYPKTDYTYSPLSRDRVELAPGQVAMPNMSRKSLAQFRMESPPGEGSDVPDRMPSIAAWTATATRKRFTTIESSDDEGAYMQKTAHSSEERWWLTQLLVAMVTSVTSATRNTYRKIFGPPHRYPYTDRRPVKASIVSRTGSALITPFYWVYLMMKTVVTTTITTITETITSKHEDKNGKYIARSYKTSPAKPRTWPWLLLLLPFVGYGCYNYYENLVPKQPALVNTYRPPVIMNDVDLDKRVAALENWALNVDTKLNYFDDKLLKLDTLDVQIEQYSIKYMQQNLIQTLSMKDNTEDLVGKLKKYFDQYYMSNNEMERISQEIHEKLISSWKPEMSEDTIRHIIQGYLSNLEKRQLEIIVEKVQEYVKDLEIRRNEVNINMEDIKKIVAGMLDIYDADKTGLVDYALESAGGQVISTKCTELYQIKTKQYSVLGLPVWWVYTSPRHALTPGAMPAECWAFQGFPGYLVIRTYAVIEVTGFSLEHMSRLLAVEGKIESAPKNFSVYGLHGELDPEPHLFGDYMYDANSTAIQYFPVKYPKTTNIGGVEYPVAYDIIELRIESNHGNPTYTCVYRFRVHGNPLTDIRQATDDSIHDSET; encoded by the exons ATGGAATCAAAATCGAATGAG AACGAGATCAACAGTCAGTATGAGCGAGTGTCGACCAGCTCGAAGCGTTACGGCAACTTCGAGGACCTACCGTACAGTCCCATACACGCATCGCACAATGTGACGCACGACAG GTCCACTAGGTATAGTAGCCCCGCGTACAGCGCGTGCTCGACAGACAGCTCGTTCGCGGAGCAGGCGCTTGCCGACGCCAGCGTGCTGCTGGAGCGTGAGCCCAGCTGGGATCACCTGCCCTCCAGACTCTACAAGATGGCCGGCGAATACTGGAA CAAATATCCTAAGACTGACTACACGTACTCCCCACTGTCCCGGGACCGAGTGGAGCTGGCACCGGGTCAGGTGGCCATGCCCAACATGTCGCGCAAGTCCCTCGCACAGTTCCGTATGGAGTCCCCGCCCGGGGAGGGCAGCGATGTACCCGACCGTATGCCTTCCATTGCCGCATGGACAGCCACCGCCACGCGCAAGAGATTTACG ACTATCGAGAGTTCAGACGATGAGGGTGCGTACATGCAAAAGACTGCGCACTCCTCGGAGGAGCGCTGGTGGCTCACTCAGCTGCTGGTTGCCATGGTGACCAGCGTCACCAGCGCCACAAGGAACACGTACAGGAAGATATTCGGACCCCCCCACAGATACCCCTACACTGATAGAAGACCAGTTAAag CCAGTATCGTGTCAAGAACCGGTTCAGCGCTGATCACACCTTTCTACTGGGTCTATTTGATGATGAAAACTGTCGTCACCACAACCATCACCACAATTACTGAAACT ATAACGAGTAAACACGAGGACAAGAATGGGAAATACATCGCACGCAGCTACAAGACGAGTCCAGCTAAACCCCGCACCTGGCCCTGGCTGCTGCTGCTACTGCCTTTTGTAGGATACGGAT gttaCAACTACTATGAGAATTTGGTACCGAAACAACCAGCTTTAGTAAACACCTATAGACCTCCAGTTATAATGAACGATGTTGATTTGGATAAGAGAGTAGCGGCTCTTGAAAACTGGGCGCTCAATGTCGATACAAAACTGAATTATTTCGatgataaattattgaaactcGACACATTAGATGTTCAAATAGAACAGTATTCAATCAAATATATGCAACAAAATCTAATACAGACTTTAAGTATGAAAGATAATACTGAAGATTTAgttggaaaattaaaaaaatactttgatcAGTATTATATGTCTAATAATGAAATGGAAAGAATTAGCCAAGAAATTCATGAGAAATTGATCAGCTCTTGGAAACCAGAAATGTCCGAAGACACAATAAGGCACATTATACAAGGTTATTTGTCTAATTTGGAAAAACGACAATTGGAAATTATTGTAGAAAAAGTGCAGGAATACGTAAAAGATTTAGAAATAAGACGGAATGAAGTGAATATAAATATGGaagatataaagaaaatagtaGCTGGAATGTTAGATATTTATGACGCTGACAAGACTGGACTTGTTGATTATGCTTTGGAATCTGCAG GTGGTCAAGTGATATCAACGAAATGCACGGAGCTTTACCAGATAAAGACGAAGCAGTACTCGGTGTTGGGTCTGCCGGTGTGGTGGGTGTACACATCACCGCGACACGCGCTCACTCCTGGTGCCATGCCCGCTGAATGCTGGGCCTTCCAGGGCTTTCCTGGATACCTAG TAATCCGAACGTACGCAGTGATAGAAGTGACAGGCTTCTCTTTAGAGCACATGTCACGACTGCTCGCTGTTGAGGGAAAGATCGAGTCTGCGCCCAAAAACTTCTCTGTATAC GGACTTCACGGCGAATTAGACCCGGAACCTCATTTATTCGGGGACTACATGTACGACGCTAATAGCACAGCCATTCAATACTTCCCCGTTAAATACCCGAAGACGACCAACATTGGCGGAGTGGAATATCCCGTGGCTTACGACATTATAGAGCTAAGAATCGAAAGCAACCATGGAAACCCGACTTATACGTGCGTGTATCGCTTCCGAGTACATGGCAACCCTTTAACTGACATACGACAAGCGACAGATGACAGCATACATGACAGTGAGACGTAA